One Lycium barbarum isolate Lr01 chromosome 5, ASM1917538v2, whole genome shotgun sequence genomic window carries:
- the LOC132641957 gene encoding cell division control protein 48 homolog B produces the protein MESSSGSTSYAGEWRAEEAIAGNTEALQVLRELITYPLLYSAESRKLGLKWPRGLLLYGPPGTGKTSLVRAVVQECGAHLIVISPHSVHRAHAGESEKILREAFSEASSRAKLGKPSVIFLDEIDALCPRRDSRREQEIRVASQLFMLMDSIKSSSTSVSHVVVVASTNRPDAIDPALRRAGRFDAEIEVTTPTEEERLHILKLYTKKLQLDASVDLRAVAASCNGYVGADLEALCREAAMSAVRKCSDSNLDEDSYSINMEDWKHARAVVGPSITRGVTVEIPKVSWEDIGGLKDIKKKLQQAVEWPLKHSEAFERLGVSPSRGILLHGPPGCSKTTLAKAAAHAAQASFFSLSGAELYSMYVGEGEALLRNAFRRARLAAPSIIFFDEADVVATKRGGSSSGSSTVGERLLSTLLTEMDGLEQAKGILVLAATNRPHAIDAALMRPGRFDLVLYVPPPDLEARFEILCVHTRDMKLSNDVNLRQIAEDTELFTGAELEGLCREAGIVALRENISATVVCDRHFQIVKNSLKPALTEEEVVSYSSFMKNRSERSTNSFEASSKKSDKQTKNLLVLASPLTIGVISVVLYIGVRYFLMPTETLSRELTST, from the exons ATGGAAAGTAGCAGCGGGAGCACCAGCTACGCCGGTGAGTGGAGAGCAGAGGAAGCTATCGCCGGCAACACTGAAGCCCTTCAAGTTCTCAGAGAACTCATTACCTACCCCCTCCTGTACTCTGCTGAATCTCGAAAACTTGGCCTAAAG TGGCCACGTGGATTGTTGCTATATGGACCTCCTGGAACTGGCAAG ACAAGCTTAGTTCGAGCAGTTGTTCAAGAATGTGGCGCCCATTTGATCGTAATAAG TCCCCATTCCGTTCACAGGGCTCATGCTGGTGAAAGTGAGAAAATTTTGCGGGAGGCATTTTCTGAAGCATCATCTCGTGCAAAATTAGGCAAGCCATCGGTCATCTTTTTAGATGAAATAGATGCTCTTTGTCCTCGTAGAGATTCTAG AAGGGAGCAAGAAATTCGTGTAGCCTCTCAGCTCTTTATGTTGATGGATTCCATTAAATCCTCATCGACATCTGTATCACATGTTGTGGTGGTAGCATCAACTAATAG GCCGGATGCTATTGACCCAGCTTTAAGAAGGGCTGGACGTTTTGATGCTGAAATTGAAGTCACAACACCTACCGAGGAAGAGCGGTTGCATATTCTCAAG CTTTATACGAAGAAGCTTCAATTGGATGCGAGTGTTGACCTTCGAGCCGTTGCTGCATCTTGCAATGGTTATGTTGGGGCAGATTTAGAGGCTTTGTGTCGTGAAGCTGCAATGTCTGCAGTAAGAAAGTGCTCTGATTCAAATCTAGACGAGGACTCCTACAGCATTAATATGGAAGATTGGAAGCATGCAAGAGCAGTGGTTGGTCCTAGTATAACGAGGGGTGTTACTGTTGAAATCCCCAAGGTTTCTTGGGAAGATATTGGAGGGTTGAAAGACATAAAG AAAAAGCTTCAGCAAGCTGTTGAATGGCCTTTAAAACACTCTGAAGCATTTGAACGGCTGGGAGTATCACCTTCCCGTGGAATCCTTCTTCATGGACCACCAGGGTGCTCCAAAACAACCCTTGCTAAAGCTGCTGCTCATGCTGCCCAAGCTTCATTCTTTTCCTTGAG TGGTGCAGAGCTGTATTCTATGTATGTTGGTGAGGGTGAAGCTTTATTGCGCAATGCTTTCCGAAGAGCTCGCCTTGCAGCACCAAGTATAATATTCTTTGATGAGGCTGATGTTGTTGCAACCAAACG AGGAGGAAGTTCAAGTGGAAGCAGTACAGTTGGAGAGAGACTTCTATCCACCCTCCTAACTGAAATGGATGGTTTAGAGCAGGCTAAA GGAATTCTTGTTTTGGCTGCCACAAATCGGCCCCACGCAATTGATGCTGCACTGATGCGCCCAGGAAGATTTGATCTC GTTCTTTATGTCCCCCCTCCTGACTTGGAAGCTCGATTCGAGATTCTATGTGTTCATACGCGAGATATGAAATTGAGTAATGATGTTAATCTCAGACAAATTGCAGAAGACACAGAGCTTTTTACTGGAGCTGAGCTGGAAGGGCTATGCAGAGAAGCTGGAATAGTTGCTTTGAGAGAGAACATATCTGCAACAGTTGTATGTGATCGGCACTTCCAAATAGTCAAGAACTCGCTAAAGCCAGCACTTACCGAAGAAGAGGTTGTTTCCTATTCTTCCTTCATGAAGAATCGATCTGAAAGGTCTACTAATTCATTTGAAGCCAGTTCCAAAAAGAGTGACAAGCAAACCAAGAACTTGTTAGTTTTGGCCAGTCCTCTTACAATTGGCGTCATTAGTGTTGTATTATATATTGGTGTTAGATACTTTCTGATGCCTACTGAAACGTTGTCGAGGGAACTAACGAGTACATAG
- the LOC132641955 gene encoding uncharacterized protein LOC132641955 isoform X3, whose product MCGIAVIVSGIRIILSSLDPNFISPEPLLEQQTLFSVDDIKAGLRRRGPDSLGCKKVILRSEVSSLCGGEPDAVASVENEDPSEGEACHIGGGGGKELIREMQFVGATLQLRGINPIVQPLVDVSGNILVYNGEIFGGIEMSSDSNDTEILMQHLGLCCSHVSPRCNITDTSGERRSSVPELLSRIKGPWALIYWQSSSNILWFGRDAFGRRSLLVHWPTKEDPRFLLSSVSPLPSVNTSSEFADGGEIAKTDFWEELPCGVYSLSIGAIGTDEDLIGEVLKHDWTDQKLKELITWERTSVQPKPEDLHVSRQKVYSRKEDSPITPSILMESKLAYTDCLLTSLPHRVMIALQESIMRRTALNTIYQATSVDYTNKCNIPVAVLFSGGLDSMILAVLLDKCMDAKYEIDLLNVSFDGPCAPDRISARAGLKELQSIAPSRRWKLVEIDADLLKLTSETKHVMSLINPASTYMDLNIGIALWLAASGDGCLYDETGNDDTCDRVKYKSAARILLVGSGADEQCAGYGRHRTKYRNGRHAEDLEEKPWQR is encoded by the exons ATGTGTGGTATAGCAGTGATTGTGTCTGGAATTAGGATAATTTTGTCATCTTTAGACCCTAATTTCATCTCTCCAGAACCTCTATTGGAACAACAG ACTTTGTTTTCAGTGGATGACATAAAAGCTGGGTTAAGAAGAAGGGGTCCAGATAGTTTGGGATGCAAGAAAGTTATACTTCGTTCTGAGGTTTCATCTTTGTGTGGTGGGGAGCCAGATGCTGTTGCCTCTGTGGAGAATGAAGATCCCAGTGAGGGAGAGGCTTGTCatattggtggtggtggtggtaaaGAACTCATTAGAGAGATGCAATTTGTTGGTGCTACATTGCAACTTAGAGGCATAAATCCCATTGTTCAACCATTGGTGGACGTGTCAGGGAACATCCTTGTTTATAATG GTGAAATATTTGGAGGCATCGAAATGAGTAGTGATAGCAATGACACTGAAATTCTTATGCAACATCTAGGACTATGTTGTTCTCATGTTTCCCCTCGATGTAATATAACTGATACTTCCGGAGAAAGGCGAAGTTCTGTTCCAGAACTTCTTTCCAGAATCAAGGGGCCGTGGGCTTTGATTTATTGGCAG AGTAGTTCAAACATATTATGGTTTGGTCGAGATGCATTTGGAAGGAGAAGCCTTCTTGTTCACTGGCCAACGAAGGAGGACCCTCGGTTTCTGCTATCTTCTGTATCACCACTGCCCTCTGTAAATACAAGTTCTG AATTTGCAGATGGAGGCGAAATAGCCAAAACAGACTTCTGGGAAGAACTTCCATGCGGTGTGTACAGTTTGTCTATTGGTGCTATAGGAACGGATGAAGATTTAATTGGTGAAGTTTTGAAGCATGACTGGACAGATCAAAAGCTTAAGGAGCTAATCACTTGGGAGAGAACTTCAGTCCAACCAAAACCCGAGGACTTGCATGTTTCCCGCCAAAAGGTTTATAGCAGGAAAGAGGACTCGCCTATAACTCCTTCCATTCTGATGGAATCTAAGTTAG CTTATACAGACTGCCTACTTACATCTCTACCACACAGGGTAATGATTGCTTTACAAGAGTCGATAATGCGACGCACTGCATTGAATACAATCTACCAG GCCACTTCAGTTGACTACACAAATAAATGCAATATTCCAGTTGCCGTGCTCTTTTCTGGTGGATTAGACTCTATGATACTTGCAGTATTACTAGATAAGTGCATGGATGCCAAAT ATGAAATTGATCTGCTTAATGTAAGCTTTGACGGTCCATGCGCTCCTGATAGAATCTCTGCTAGAGCAGGTCTAAAGGAACTTCAAAGTATTGCCCCATCAAGAAG ATGGAAACTTGTAGAGATTGATGCTGATCTGCTCAAGCTGACCTCTGAAACGAAGCATGTCATGTCACTAATAAATCCTGCGAGTACCTACATG GATCTGAATATTGGTATAGCTCTGTGGTTGGCTGCTAGTGGTGACGGTTGTTTATATGATGAGACAGGCAACGATGATACCTGTGACCGTGTAAAGTACAAATCTGCTGCTCGGATTCTCCTAGTTGGTTCTGGTGCAGATGAACAGTGTGCTGGATATGGTCGGCATAGGACAAAATATAGAAACGGAAG ACATGCAGAGGATTTGGAAGAGAAACCTTGGCAGAGATGA
- the LOC132641955 gene encoding uncharacterized protein LOC132641955 isoform X1, whose protein sequence is MCGIAVIVSGIRIILSSLDPNFISPEPLLEQQTLFSVDDIKAGLRRRGPDSLGCKKVILRSEVSSLCGGEPDAVASVENEDPSEGEACHIGGGGGKELIREMQFVGATLQLRGINPIVQPLVDVSGNILVYNGEIFGGIEMSSDSNDTEILMQHLGLCCSHVSPRCNITDTSGERRSSVPELLSRIKGPWALIYWQSSSNILWFGRDAFGRRSLLVHWPTKEDPRFLLSSVSPLPSVNTSSEFADGGEIAKTDFWEELPCGVYSLSIGAIGTDEDLIGEVLKHDWTDQKLKELITWERTSVQPKPEDLHVSRQKVYSRKEDSPITPSILMESKLAYTDCLLTSLPHRVMIALQESIMRRTALNTIYQATSVDYTNKCNIPVAVLFSGGLDSMILAVLLDKCMDAKYEIDLLNVSFDGPCAPDRISARAGLKELQSIAPSRRWKLVEIDADLLKLTSETKHVMSLINPASTYMDLNIGIALWLAASGDGCLYDETGNDDTCDRVKYKSAARILLVGSGADEQCAGYGRHRTKYRNGSWLGLNDEMKLDMQRIWKRNLGRDDRCIADNGKEARFPFLDEDVIRILLDIPLWEIADLDQPIGIGDKKILREVAHLLGVSGAASLPKRAIQFGSRIARESNRKNFGSNRAANQASAGSVTIYGNNS, encoded by the exons ATGTGTGGTATAGCAGTGATTGTGTCTGGAATTAGGATAATTTTGTCATCTTTAGACCCTAATTTCATCTCTCCAGAACCTCTATTGGAACAACAG ACTTTGTTTTCAGTGGATGACATAAAAGCTGGGTTAAGAAGAAGGGGTCCAGATAGTTTGGGATGCAAGAAAGTTATACTTCGTTCTGAGGTTTCATCTTTGTGTGGTGGGGAGCCAGATGCTGTTGCCTCTGTGGAGAATGAAGATCCCAGTGAGGGAGAGGCTTGTCatattggtggtggtggtggtaaaGAACTCATTAGAGAGATGCAATTTGTTGGTGCTACATTGCAACTTAGAGGCATAAATCCCATTGTTCAACCATTGGTGGACGTGTCAGGGAACATCCTTGTTTATAATG GTGAAATATTTGGAGGCATCGAAATGAGTAGTGATAGCAATGACACTGAAATTCTTATGCAACATCTAGGACTATGTTGTTCTCATGTTTCCCCTCGATGTAATATAACTGATACTTCCGGAGAAAGGCGAAGTTCTGTTCCAGAACTTCTTTCCAGAATCAAGGGGCCGTGGGCTTTGATTTATTGGCAG AGTAGTTCAAACATATTATGGTTTGGTCGAGATGCATTTGGAAGGAGAAGCCTTCTTGTTCACTGGCCAACGAAGGAGGACCCTCGGTTTCTGCTATCTTCTGTATCACCACTGCCCTCTGTAAATACAAGTTCTG AATTTGCAGATGGAGGCGAAATAGCCAAAACAGACTTCTGGGAAGAACTTCCATGCGGTGTGTACAGTTTGTCTATTGGTGCTATAGGAACGGATGAAGATTTAATTGGTGAAGTTTTGAAGCATGACTGGACAGATCAAAAGCTTAAGGAGCTAATCACTTGGGAGAGAACTTCAGTCCAACCAAAACCCGAGGACTTGCATGTTTCCCGCCAAAAGGTTTATAGCAGGAAAGAGGACTCGCCTATAACTCCTTCCATTCTGATGGAATCTAAGTTAG CTTATACAGACTGCCTACTTACATCTCTACCACACAGGGTAATGATTGCTTTACAAGAGTCGATAATGCGACGCACTGCATTGAATACAATCTACCAG GCCACTTCAGTTGACTACACAAATAAATGCAATATTCCAGTTGCCGTGCTCTTTTCTGGTGGATTAGACTCTATGATACTTGCAGTATTACTAGATAAGTGCATGGATGCCAAAT ATGAAATTGATCTGCTTAATGTAAGCTTTGACGGTCCATGCGCTCCTGATAGAATCTCTGCTAGAGCAGGTCTAAAGGAACTTCAAAGTATTGCCCCATCAAGAAG ATGGAAACTTGTAGAGATTGATGCTGATCTGCTCAAGCTGACCTCTGAAACGAAGCATGTCATGTCACTAATAAATCCTGCGAGTACCTACATG GATCTGAATATTGGTATAGCTCTGTGGTTGGCTGCTAGTGGTGACGGTTGTTTATATGATGAGACAGGCAACGATGATACCTGTGACCGTGTAAAGTACAAATCTGCTGCTCGGATTCTCCTAGTTGGTTCTGGTGCAGATGAACAGTGTGCTGGATATGGTCGGCATAGGACAAAATATAGAAACGGAAG CTGGTTAGGTCTGAATGATGAAATGAAACTAGACATGCAGAGGATTTGGAAGAGAAACCTTGGCAGAGATGACAGGTGTATTGCTGACAATGGCAAGGAG GCCAGGTTCCCTTTCTTGGATGAGGATGTCATCAGGATTTTGCTAGATATTCCGTTGTGGGAGATCGCTGACCTTGATCAACCAATTGGTATTGGTGACAAGAAAATCTTGAGAGAG GTTGCTCATTTACTTGGTGTATCTGGAGCAGCCTCTCTGCCGAAAAGAGCAATCCAG
- the LOC132641955 gene encoding uncharacterized protein LOC132641955 isoform X2, whose protein sequence is MCGIAVIVSGIRIILSSLDPNFISPEPLLEQQTLFSVDDIKAGLRRRGPDSLGCKKVILRSEVSSLCGGEPDAVASVENEDPSEGEACHIGGGGGKELIREMQFVGATLQLRGINPIVQPLVDVSGNILVYNGEIFGGIEMSSDSNDTEILMQHLGLCCSHVSPRCNITDTSGERRSSVPELLSRIKGPWALIYWQSSSNILWFGRDAFGRRSLLVHWPTKEDPRFLLSSVSPLPSVNTSSEFADGGEIAKTDFWEELPCGVYSLSIGAIGTDEDLIGEVLKHDWTDQKLKELITWERTSVQPKPEDLHVSRQKVYSRKEDSPITPSILMESKLAYTDCLLTSLPHRVMIALQESIMRRTALNTIYQATSVDYTNKCNIPVAVLFSGGLDSMILAVLLDKCMDAKYEIDLLNVSFDGPCAPDRISARAGLKELQSIAPSRRWKLVEIDADLLKLTSETKHVMSLINPASTYMDLNIGIALWLAASGDGCLYDETGNDDTCDRVKYKSAARILLVGSGADEQCAGYGRHRTKYRNGRGFGRETLAEMTGVLLTMARRFPFLDEDVIRILLDIPLWEIADLDQPIGIGDKKILREVAHLLGVSGAASLPKRAIQFGSRIARESNRKNFGSNRAANQASAGSVTIYGNNS, encoded by the exons ATGTGTGGTATAGCAGTGATTGTGTCTGGAATTAGGATAATTTTGTCATCTTTAGACCCTAATTTCATCTCTCCAGAACCTCTATTGGAACAACAG ACTTTGTTTTCAGTGGATGACATAAAAGCTGGGTTAAGAAGAAGGGGTCCAGATAGTTTGGGATGCAAGAAAGTTATACTTCGTTCTGAGGTTTCATCTTTGTGTGGTGGGGAGCCAGATGCTGTTGCCTCTGTGGAGAATGAAGATCCCAGTGAGGGAGAGGCTTGTCatattggtggtggtggtggtaaaGAACTCATTAGAGAGATGCAATTTGTTGGTGCTACATTGCAACTTAGAGGCATAAATCCCATTGTTCAACCATTGGTGGACGTGTCAGGGAACATCCTTGTTTATAATG GTGAAATATTTGGAGGCATCGAAATGAGTAGTGATAGCAATGACACTGAAATTCTTATGCAACATCTAGGACTATGTTGTTCTCATGTTTCCCCTCGATGTAATATAACTGATACTTCCGGAGAAAGGCGAAGTTCTGTTCCAGAACTTCTTTCCAGAATCAAGGGGCCGTGGGCTTTGATTTATTGGCAG AGTAGTTCAAACATATTATGGTTTGGTCGAGATGCATTTGGAAGGAGAAGCCTTCTTGTTCACTGGCCAACGAAGGAGGACCCTCGGTTTCTGCTATCTTCTGTATCACCACTGCCCTCTGTAAATACAAGTTCTG AATTTGCAGATGGAGGCGAAATAGCCAAAACAGACTTCTGGGAAGAACTTCCATGCGGTGTGTACAGTTTGTCTATTGGTGCTATAGGAACGGATGAAGATTTAATTGGTGAAGTTTTGAAGCATGACTGGACAGATCAAAAGCTTAAGGAGCTAATCACTTGGGAGAGAACTTCAGTCCAACCAAAACCCGAGGACTTGCATGTTTCCCGCCAAAAGGTTTATAGCAGGAAAGAGGACTCGCCTATAACTCCTTCCATTCTGATGGAATCTAAGTTAG CTTATACAGACTGCCTACTTACATCTCTACCACACAGGGTAATGATTGCTTTACAAGAGTCGATAATGCGACGCACTGCATTGAATACAATCTACCAG GCCACTTCAGTTGACTACACAAATAAATGCAATATTCCAGTTGCCGTGCTCTTTTCTGGTGGATTAGACTCTATGATACTTGCAGTATTACTAGATAAGTGCATGGATGCCAAAT ATGAAATTGATCTGCTTAATGTAAGCTTTGACGGTCCATGCGCTCCTGATAGAATCTCTGCTAGAGCAGGTCTAAAGGAACTTCAAAGTATTGCCCCATCAAGAAG ATGGAAACTTGTAGAGATTGATGCTGATCTGCTCAAGCTGACCTCTGAAACGAAGCATGTCATGTCACTAATAAATCCTGCGAGTACCTACATG GATCTGAATATTGGTATAGCTCTGTGGTTGGCTGCTAGTGGTGACGGTTGTTTATATGATGAGACAGGCAACGATGATACCTGTGACCGTGTAAAGTACAAATCTGCTGCTCGGATTCTCCTAGTTGGTTCTGGTGCAGATGAACAGTGTGCTGGATATGGTCGGCATAGGACAAAATATAGAAACGGAAG AGGATTTGGAAGAGAAACCTTGGCAGAGATGACAGGTGTATTGCTGACAATGGCAAGGAG GTTCCCTTTCTTGGATGAGGATGTCATCAGGATTTTGCTAGATATTCCGTTGTGGGAGATCGCTGACCTTGATCAACCAATTGGTATTGGTGACAAGAAAATCTTGAGAGAG GTTGCTCATTTACTTGGTGTATCTGGAGCAGCCTCTCTGCCGAAAAGAGCAATCCAG